A single window of Salvelinus namaycush isolate Seneca chromosome 11, SaNama_1.0, whole genome shotgun sequence DNA harbors:
- the ltb4r2b gene encoding leukotriene B4 receptor 2b, translated as MAKNGSSLLHYLNKSTSTSILFTKDTVEDSSIVSNDATTAIGALILGLVFLLGVPGNLFIIWSILARARRRSVTTLLILNLACADGFLMCLTIFFIIYLARQNWDFGDLMCKGLFYLCNTNMYASIFLITLMSLHRLVAVVWPHRVAALASKKMVVRAIAVLWALVFSISIPALVFRQVRYDHDEQNNTRQVCASNHSRSRYVVYQYTFETVVGFLVPYGVIVSSYVCILRRLRQTKFRRKVRSEKLILAIVVMFGIFWLPYHLINIIQVVAEQFEDSSPTKKRLDMVWQHSRAVTSALAFISSCANPILYTFAGKSYIREDGIAFMARLFEGTSLDTGIKKGIGLKDALSFSSTGGNAVKNEKQILV; from the exons ATGGCTAAGAATGGCAGTTCCCTCCTCCATTATCTCAACAAGTCCACTTCCACCTCTATCCTCTTCACCAAAGACACTGTTGAGGATTCCAGCATCGTGAGTAACGACGCCACCACAGCCATAGGAGCCCTCATATTGGGCCTGGTCTTCCTCCTCGGCGTCCCCGGAAACCTCTTCATCATTTGGAGCATCCTGGCCCGTGCCCGCCGACGTTCCGTTACCACCCTCCTCATCCTCAACCTCGCGTGCGCCGACGGCTTTCTCATGTGCCTCACCATCTTCTTCATAATTTATCTGGCCAGGCAGAACTGGGACTTTGGCGACCTCATGTGCAAGGGGCTGTTTTACCTGTGCAACACTAACATGTATGCCTCCATCTTCCTCATCACACTGATGAGCCTGCACAGGCTAGTTGCAGTGGTGTGGCCCCATCGAGTGGCGGCCCTGGCCAGCAAGAAGATGGTGGTGCGGGCAATAGCTGTGCTCTGGGCCCTAGTGTTCTCAATTTCTATCCCTGCTCTGGTGTTCAGGCAGGTGAGGTATGATCATGATGAACAGAACAACACCCGCCAGGTGTGTGCCTCAAATCACTCCCGGTCTCGATAT GTGGTGTACCAGTACACCTTTGAGACAGTAGTGGGATTCCTGGTTCCGTACGGGGTTATAGTGAGCAGCTACGTCTGCATCCTGAGACGCCTCAGACAGACCAAGTTCCGTCGTAAGGTCCGCAGTGAGAAACTCATCCTGGCCATCGTTGTGATGTTTGGCATCTTCTGGTTGCCATATCACCTCATTAACATAATACAG GTGGTGGCTGAACAGTTTGAAGACAGCTCACCAACGAAAAAGAG ACTCGATATGGTATGGCAGCACAGTCGTGCTGTGACCTCCGCTCTGGCCTTCATCAGCAGCTGTGCTAACCCTATTCTCTACACCTTCGCTGGAAAATCCTACATCAGAGAGGACGGCATTGCCTTCATGGCTCGGCTCTTTGAGGGGACATCTCTGGACACTGGGATAAAGAAGGGAATTGGACTAAAAGATGCGTTGTCTTTCAGCAGCACTGGTGGCAATGCTGTGAAGAACGAAAAACAGATACTTGTGTAG